TATAGATTGAGTTTGAAAATTCATTTTTCAAACTTTATACCGGCTTTCGGGCTGCGGTTGAAGGTCTTTTTGATGATCAGTGGGAACACCGTCATGCCCCAGATGATCATGAGAAAGTATCGGATGATATCGACAGCGAGGGATTCACCGAATATGAGCTTGAAGCCCTCTTTGATGAGCAGAATTCCGATGATACCGATGAACACTTTGAGCACGTGCTTCCACCAGCGGTTACAGTGCGTATCGAATTTGATATGTACGCGCTCGACATACCAACAAACAGCGAATCCGAGACCTGCGGCGGCAGATTTGCTGCAGTCGGAGACATATTCGTAAGCGATGATGCCATTTTTATACATCAGGGCAGCATAGACCGCCGTGGCAATCGAGATCAATGCGAGGATGATAGCGGTTATGAGGTTTTGTTTGGGCGACAGTTCTTTTTTTAACAGCAATTGTGCGATAACGGCAAAAAGCAGGCCGCAAAGCAGGCCGACGATTACATCTTTTGGTGTATGTACGCCCAGATACATCCGTGACAGGGCAACCATCGGGAAGATGATGAAGCAGACGATTTTAACCCATGGCTTTTTTATATGAAGTCCCGCTGTGCCGAAGACCGCTGCCGCCCCCTGTGAATGACCGCTCGGGAATGAATAACCGGTCGCTGTCTCAATGGCGCTGCCGACAGGTTGAAATGTTGAATCTAGTACCCAGGGACGCGGGATTCGAAATGCGATTTTGAGCGACTGAACCGCCAGACCCGAGCCGAAAAAAGCCAATCCGCATTTATAGACCAGATCTTTATTGATGCACCAATAAACAATACAGAGTAAAGAGAGCAACAACAATTCTTCACCGAAAAAAGTCCAGAATTGGAAAAAGGCATTGAGAAACGGGGTACGAATCTGCTCGAGTGCTTTTAAGAATTCCATGTTGCCTCCCATCATGAATTACATCGGTGCAAGACCGATTTTATTATCGTATGTACAAAAGTTATCATAACATAATTTGGGCTTTATTTCAACAAAATATTGGCAGAACCCAGACAAAATTTAGGGCGGGAGTGGCAAAACGGGCGAGATATCCCGCCCGTTTTGCCATGGTGTGAAGTGTGTAAGGGATTAACCCTTAAATAGAAAGCAATGAAATCAAGAGACCGCGACTTTTTCAAAGTTTTTGTAGAAAAGGTCGGAGTAGTCACGGCATTTTTCGAGCAGTTCTTTGTGACTGCCGGAATCGACAACTTTTCCCTCACGCATGAAGTAAATTCGGTCGGCGTTGATGATGGTCGAGAGCCGATGGGCGACCACCACGCTGGTGCGGCCTTTCATCAGCTTCTCAAGCGTTGCCTGAATCGCTAATTCGGTCTCGCTGTCCAAGCTCGAGGTGGCTTCGTCGAGCAGCAGCAGAGGCGCATTTTTCAAAATTGCCCTTGCAATCGCAACTCGCTGGCGCTCACCGCCCGAGAGCTGGATGCCGCGTTCCCCGACCTGAGTTTCATAGCCGTCCGGCTTTTCCATAATGAAGGTGTCGGCATTGGCTTCTTTGGCCGACAGGATGATCTCGTCGTCGGTGGGGTTGTCTTTTCCGTAGGAGATGTTCTCTTTGATGCTGCCGTTGAAGACATAGGCGTCCTGCGGGACATAGGCGACGCTTTGGCGGAGTTCCGTCAGGGTATAATCCGACAGGCCTCTGCCGTTGACGACGATTTCACCTTTATTGGCTGCATACAAGCCGGCGAGCAATTTGACTAAGGTGGTTTTACCGCTGCCGCTGTCGCCGACCAAGGCGATCATCTCACCTTTCTTGGCGCAGATGCTGACACCTTTCAGCACCGGCATGCCGTCGTTATACTCGAATTCGACGTCTTTGAGCAGCACGCCCGCCTCAGGATCGGTGCCGCCGATCTCATAACGCTCCGGTTCGGAGGAGGTGTTGAAGAGATCATAAAGACGGTCGGAACTTGCGAAGTATTTTTGCATATCCGACGGAACGCTGCCGACGTTGATGAAGGAGTCGATAATGTTGTAATAGACGGTCAGCATACCCGCAAGCACTGAAACATCAAGTGTGCCGTTGAAAGCAAATATCAGACCGAAAATGCCGATAGCAGCCCGGCCGCCATATGTAATGACCATCTGGGAAAAACCGATCCACGCCGAGAGATTCCCGTACTTTTTCTGGTTTTCGTAGATGGTGTCGACACCGTCGGAAAAATCCTTTGAGAATTTGTCCTGCAGTAAAAACATCTTGGTCACATTAAATCCGGTCACGCTTTCAGTCGTCGTCATGGACATCTCCGACATTGATTTGAGGATATCCTTGCTGCGTTTACGCATCGGACGGACCACCAGATTGATGAAGATAGAGAACAATATGCCGAGCGCTATTACGACCACTGAAAGACGCCAGTCGAGCGACATGAAGTAGGGAATGATAAACGCCATATTGATGATCGTATAAGCGCCATCCCAGAGGGTATCGGCAGCTTTGCTGACCGATGTTACGTCAAGATTCATCTTTGCTACAAAATCGCCGCTGTGGCTGCCGTGGAAATAACCGACGGGCATTGACTGGAGTTTCCAAAACAGGCGTTTGCGGATATCGGCTTCCATTTTAATCTGGAGAATGCTGATAACATAATTGATCAGCTGACCGATAACCAGCCGGTAAAAG
This window of the Oscillospiraceae bacterium genome carries:
- a CDS encoding phosphatase PAP2 family protein, whose amino-acid sequence is MEFLKALEQIRTPFLNAFFQFWTFFGEELLLLSLLCIVYWCINKDLVYKCGLAFFGSGLAVQSLKIAFRIPRPWVLDSTFQPVGSAIETATGYSFPSGHSQGAAAVFGTAGLHIKKPWVKIVCFIIFPMVALSRMYLGVHTPKDVIVGLLCGLLFAVIAQLLLKKELSPKQNLITAIILALISIATAVYAALMYKNGIIAYEYVSDCSKSAAAGLGFAVCWYVERVHIKFDTHCNRWWKHVLKVFIGIIGILLIKEGFKLIFGESLAVDIIRYFLMIIWGMTVFPLIIKKTFNRSPKAGIKFEK
- a CDS encoding ABC transporter ATP-binding protein translates to MPENTKDKTLSEKKNNILKDIKHLLSILGKYKVLYIIFMLLSSIIGSFMTIIAAETMRSLVSFFVDKDGSITVTRLIVLIASMTFYRLVIGQLINYVISILQIKMEADIRKRLFWKLQSMPVGYFHGSHSGDFVAKMNLDVTSVSKAADTLWDGAYTIINMAFIIPYFMSLDWRLSVVVIALGILFSIFINLVVRPMRKRSKDILKSMSEMSMTTTESVTGFNVTKMFLLQDKFSKDFSDGVDTIYENQKKYGNLSAWIGFSQMVITYGGRAAIGIFGLIFAFNGTLDVSVLAGMLTVYYNIIDSFINVGSVPSDMQKYFASSDRLYDLFNTSSEPERYEIGGTDPEAGVLLKDVEFEYNDGMPVLKGVSICAKKGEMIALVGDSGSGKTTLVKLLAGLYAANKGEIVVNGRGLSDYTLTELRQSVAYVPQDAYVFNGSIKENISYGKDNPTDDEIILSAKEANADTFIMEKPDGYETQVGERGIQLSGGERQRVAIARAILKNAPLLLLDEATSSLDSETELAIQATLEKLMKGRTSVVVAHRLSTIINADRIYFMREGKVVDSGSHKELLEKCRDYSDLFYKNFEKVAVS